The genome window TAGCTACAAGCAGTACATACAGTTTCTTAATTGGACTGATAGATCTGCAGCATCAATATAATGGCAAATGGATGGGTTATGAAGTTTGGAATATAACGAGGAAGAATTGAAGAGCATTATATTGGTTAGGTTCGTTTTCAATTCGTAAGAATGTAGGTGGGAACTCATGCGAAAGGTTTGACAATGGTAGCTAGCAACTTGAATTGTCTTGTTTGACTACTTGTACGTGGGCGCAGAAAGTCTGATCATGCTGGCGCCATTCTTTATGCTCATTTATGCTAACAAGTAGACCGCGTTTGGTTCTTTGCTACATCGATTTGGAATGTTCACACAACACTGGAATTAAAGATATCAAACATACCATACCAAATACCTTGTGTTCAAATGACACACTCTTTTTAGGTTGCAAGGTACAAAGAAAGTGATACTATGTTTTGTAGTAAGTAAGTCAACATAAATTATGTACTagctcaaataaaaatattaataggttGCTCCGACTGAAAGTGGAACTTATAACATTTTAGTTATCAAATTAATAACTGACATACCAAACAGCACTCTTGGTGGATCAAACATTATGAGACGCCGAAGTGAGAAAATTTGGTGTAGTTTATTAAATTTTGTGCATGCGACTTATTTCCAGAGACATTTAAAGCGTATGGTTGAGTAGTTTACGTTTAAAAAGGAACAGATTGCGCAAGAAATTCAAAAACATTATACAATTAGTCAAATGTTGCTGCTCTTAAAGGTGGCTAACCATGTAACATCTGGCGCATAGAAATGTCAAAACGTTGAATGCTAGTTTGAAATGTCTCAACCGGCCTCTTAAATCAACAaaagataaattttaatattaggctggtattaaatattaataccTTTTGTCTAACCCTCTAGTGTCCTccttcaatttataaaaaaaataaactgaaATCTTTACTTGAAGATAAAACTCATTAACTAAACTTACTGAAATCTTTACTTGAAGATAAAACTCATTAACTAAACTTGAAAATGCATTCTACATGAAACCTATTCTGTAATCATAACCggtaaaaaattacaacttcaCGAGGAGACAAATCAACTTAAATTATCTATAATTAAtttactcaaataaaaaaaaaaagccaatatACAACTCCACACATTCTTACCATTAGCCcaatatgcatatatgtattgGTAATGCAAAggttttgaattgaaattattttatttaatcaaaattttctgCCTTTTTCTTCCTGGTGGACCAGTTCTGTCGGCAAGTATTTTAGAATCAATCCAGATTGATTTAGTCATAATTGAAATATATCTAAGCCTCTTTATATAGTAGGAGCTGAAATCTAGATTGGTCCTAAACCACtaaaataattgtaaacaaaaatGGTCCACTaagagaaaacaaaagaaaggggggagaaaataatttaaattcaaaaccTTTGCATTACTAAGAGAAAAACTTTTCTGTTTCTTGTGTTCGTGTGAAATATGTTTAAAATCCAAATTTCTTGGAGCTGGAAGCCTGGAGCTTACATTCACAAAGCTAAAGAGTAAAGATTTGTAAAAGATAGGCAGGTGGGAAAAAACCCTGACTTGGTAATGGTATAAATTACAACAGCTGCAGCAGCACTATAGCCGGATTGATGTGTTGGCTACCGCCTACCGCTCCTCTGAGTTGAACTTGTTCCAAGCTTCCTataaaaatcaagaataaaataaaataaaataaaattagaaggGATATAATCAAGGAGCCTTTTGTCAACAGAACATAGCATCATGCAACGTGGTGTAGAAAACTGAAGACTCGGGCATCTGAACACACCTTTAGAAGATCAAAGACCTTTTCGCATATATACTTTTGCTGAATGGTTGCGCCCCGTTGCTGTAATTTGTCAGGGTGGACGCACAGAGTGGCTTTCCTGTAAGCTTTCTTTACAGCTGCAGAAGTTATGACTTCTGTTAATGGAACTGGCTGCCAACCGCTATCAGGCCCAAGAATCTGTCAACAACTTAATCTAGTCATTCACTTGTGACAGACActcacaaagaaaacaaaactatGCAACTCACTTCAACGGGAAAATAAAAAGGTATAGGTATTTGCTTATTTGCTTCTCAAAGACATATTCGAACACCAGTTTTGCCTCCTTttctaacattattaatattgtaaatatttaatataactgaCACTCCACATATCAAGGAAAAGATGTACGGAGTAAGAATGGAAGGAATTCCTCAAGACAGGACAATTCAGGGGGACagaaaaacaaaagtaaagccAGAGAAGCAATAAATCATGCATTGAGTAAGGATATCATACATATTGCAATGTTGAAAGCAATGCCCGCAAATTCCCTTCTTTCCCACTTGACCATCTCTTAACTTCACCATCTAGAGCTTCTGCCAATCTCTGCAAGCATACCATCACATAGGTCATATGCAATAAATAGGTAAATATGTAAACTATGTAGGTAAATATGTAAACTATGTCAAGTAGAATGACACGTACATTCCTCTCTGCTTGCTCTCTTTGAGCAAGAAGATCACGCATGTTTTTCTCTGCAAGAGCCTTGGCCTGAAGTGACACCATAAAACATGAGATGTATAGACAGGTAAACATAAGAGCTCTATAAATGCCCCCACCCCCCttccaaaaaaataaacccTTTAAAAGTAATGGGGTAAAGACAACAAATCACATACAGCACGCTCAGCTGTTCTTTGATATCTCTCTATGCGAGCTTTACATCTCTGAGGTGATTCACCTTCAATGCCTATAACAACTTAAATTAAGAATTTgcagcagaaaaaaaaaaattgttcccAACAAAAAGTAAAAGTGATATGCAGGATTGATAACCAATAAGGGAAAGCCCTTATTTACATACCAGCATTAGCTGAAGAATATGAATATCTCAACTTCGAGGGTTGTGGATTCTGTTGGTCCGGAATATTCTGTCATTATCACTGGTTAATAGACTGCTGTAGGATTGTATGTAAACAcccaaaaacaaaaggaaaaagataCTCACAGAAGAGAAAGAGCGGGTTCTCATTTCTGTACTCCCAGAAAATCTATCAGAATATGATCTCTCCACTTGTTCTCTTGCATCATTGGCAGCCTTCCCAGCCATTGCCTTCTCAAAGGCACGCTGCCGAGCCTCTGCAGTTGCTCTCTCTACTGCAGCACGCTCTGCCCTGAGCCTAGCCTCTGCAGATGCCTTCTCAGCTAAATATTTCTCCCTAGCATCCATGAATGGCTTCTCTAATCTTCCTCGATTATCTACTGTAGCCTTTTGCCCTACTTCAGTAGCAGCTCTGTCTACAGCAGCTCTTTCTGATCTCTCTCGGGCTTGAGCATACAACTTTTCAAGAGCATCGCCAGTCACAGCCATCCTGTCCTTTTCTCTTTCcctttctctctccctctcttctTCTATCTTTTTTAGATATTCACCCTCCAGTTCTTGCTCCCTTGCCTGCCTTTCGACTTTTAGCTCTTTGGGAATCCTGCCTTCATTTGACATAATCTCTTCTCGTCCAGTGCTCTTGTTAGTGCTTCTTTGATCTGTCTGTGATGGGGTCTCACCATCTTCTAGAACAGCTGACAGAGCTTCTCCAATTTTCCTTCCATTGTCAGACCAATTCCTAACAACTTGACGTGAAAACTTCTCTTTAGTAACCTCCTTGTTGATGGGAAACTGCAATCCCCCATTGCTGTTCCCTTTCTGCCCTTCAAAAGTTGTTGCTTTTACATTTTCAGAATGGCATGCCATTTGAGAGGCCAAATTTTCCTTTTCAACATGCAATTTCCCAATGCCAATGCCAATTTCTTGGGAGTTTGTCAGATGCCCATCCAAAGATGGTGGATTTCTGACATCTTTACGTTGCGAGTTGTCTTGTTTTTCACTGGATGAGATGAATCTTTCTTCAACCGGCAGATTATTCACTCCAACTTCTGCTTCTTCTTCACCATCTTCATGTTCAGCTTTTATCTTTTCATTGTCATGCATAAAGGCTGCTTCAGTTTCTTCCAGCTTTTTAAAACTTCTGTCAAGCTTCTCAGACATTTGGCTCACATCCACCTTCTCATCAAAACTTGATTCATAGGCCCTATCAAATGTAGCAGCATTCTTCCCATCCATCCAAATCGCTTCATTGTTCTTGGCCTGTTCACTCAATTCTTCGAGCTTACAGTGATCTTCAATTATCCAGTCAATATCATCAAGCTCATCAGCTTCTTCAGATATGTTATCAACTTCTACCTCAGAAGTTGTGGCTGTTCTCAGTTCATCGTGTTCTTGTTCTTGAAACTTTGTGATTCTCACCCCACCTCCATTTCCTTCACAAGAATTACAAGGTCCCACCCGACATTCCTCTCTTTCATGATCCTGGTTTTTTTCTTCAGGTTCATTCTTCGGGAAAACTGTAGGAAATTGCTTGCAACCATGCTCCCACTTAAAAGCATCCCTGATCTTATCATGATCCTCTCTATTAGAAGCCACTTCTTTGTGTCCCTTATTGTCTTCTTGTTCAAGATCCATCTTCAATATCTTGTCATTCATTTTGCTTTCCCATTTGATTTCCTGCTCAACATCTTCTTCCCAAAGAGACTCTTTAATACTGTttccatttttgtttatttcaagaGCCTCCTGTTCaacatttttttcctttcctcCAGAGTCCCCTTCTTGTTGCTCATCTCTTTTCTCCTGCTCAAGACCATGCTTCAAAATATTTTCGTTTGATATTTTATCAACAGAAGCATTATGTCTTCCCTCGTATTCTTCCTTCTCCAAGTCCATTTTTGGCTCTTTTCCATTTACTTTCCTTGCATCAGCATCCATGACACTCTTTTCATTATCAAATCGATCACAGTCATGGTTTGGTTTTGGTTTAGCTCTAAATTTGTCCATATTCTGCTCAGATTCACTGGGGACCACATCATGTTTATATCCGTTGTTATTTAACCCTGATATTTGTCCCTGCTGCTGTGATTCTCCCAAATTTAAATCAAGTTCAAATGGATCTTGATCCACTTTACCAGATCTTCCACACTCCTCACCCAACTCAAAAGCCACTTTGGTCATTTTTAGTTGTTTCCTGTCTTCTTCCCACTCAGGAGCCCCTTTGGCAGGTCTAAATGTTTTGCAGTTTTCATGCTGTCCAAATGCATCAGCAGCTGCTCTAATCGGCTGTTGGTGCTCATGTGAGTCCATGTGTTTCATCTCATATTTAAGTTTCTGAGATGCGTCCTGAGGTAGGAATGTTTCAGTCACTTCAAAGAATTCCATTGCTTCCCTCCATGCAACAGTTCTGTCAGTTTTATGAGCTCCTTGAGAATAACCTTCCTCCTGCTTGTTTTCTGAAGATTTTCCAGCAAAATTGATGGAATTCCCTCCTTCAGACAGATCTAATTCAACCTTGTTTGTCTTCTTAACTATTTTGCTTTCTTCAGAAAATGGTTCATGTTGACCAGCTTCTTTTTCACACTTTCCTGGCACTCTATTATCCTCGTGATGGGCAGGTTCATCAAAAGTCCTGCTTGTAATTCCCTCCATAGTATTGCTCTGCAGTCGCTGTTTACAACTTTTTAGATCTTGCTTCTTCTTTTCCATAGATTCTTTTGCACTTCGAACCTTCGCTTGCGCTTTTGCCATTGCATCTTTTATCATTTCAGTAGATGAACTTGCATCGACTTCCGCAGCAAAAAAGGGCAATGGAGCTTCACCTGGTATTCGTTCACAAGCATAATTCTTGGAAGTATGCAGTCTTGAATTTGGTCTATTAGATTGGCTTGTCTCTGCAAACGCAGGCGGCGGTCTTGATGGTGGTGGCAATTGAGAAGGCTTAGTTCGTAAGCTGATGTCAGTCACACTGCAGAAGGGCAGCTTTGTAGGTTCTGGATCATCTCCGCAAACTCCAAAACTGGTGTTTGTGAAATGGGAAGCACTTTTCTTAAATCGGTTTTCTTCTGAAATGCTTCCACCAAAACTCATACCCTGGCTGACATCAATAGTTGCCTCTATAGGAGCCTTCCCATCTTCTGTATTTCTTGAACTCTGGTTCTCAGGAATCACGTAGGTATATCCCGAAGCAGCCTGCAACCGACTCATGTCTGTCATCACGTCTGAACCATCCACATCAGTTCTCTCATTAGGCCCGTGATATGAGACATTGAACTGCTTATCATCATTAATTGAGTAGTGGATATCAGCATAGGGCATGCTCTGACTCCTTTCAGAAAAAGCAGAAGGATCAGAATCATCTGAGAGCGATTCACTTTGAGCTGGACTCCTATGGTCATGAGATGGAAGAAAAATTTAACAGCAAAATTCAGCTTCCATTTATAACTGACAAAAACGCAATTCTTAAACACTAAATAAAATGAGCTTTTTCTTCAGATATTCACATGTAACATCTTCATGTAGTACCATGTACACAAACGAGAATGTTTAAACAATATTCATAACCATGTGGTATTGTGGTGTTTTCTTTTATCCCCACAACTTTGTAGGAAAGCGGATGGCTTCTATGGGACCAATCTTccttacaaaaatttaaaacccCTTGGGAAGTGTAGGGAGCAATTTCTTCTTCCCACTGGATAAGATGGTCCAGCATTAAATTTGACCAAAACATTTGTGTCATACTTTCAACCACTCCTGAATTTCCAAAATCCAGATAAACCCTCAAAGCTAGCAAGCGAAACAGCAAGAGATTAATTTCTTGTTGTCTTGTTGCAGTGCAAGAACCTTAAATTTTCAATCCAGTTCAATCTTAAGCAAAGTTTAGCACATTGGAACAGAATAAACCTCAAAATAAACACAAATGCTGACACTAAGCTGCTgccaaataataaaatgatagCCTGCTAGAACATTTTACTTGTTACTTTTCTACCATCACCTTCCCTTCTCAtcctaattatatttaaaatgtcgATCCAGAAGCCAATAAAAGTTTAGTTAAAGCACAAAGACAAAAGCAAATCGGTTCTTCAAGCAGTCTTCATCAATGTAGCATAGTAGCTCACAATTATGCATAAATGAGCAAAAAGAAACATGAAAATTTCTGCTTCATATTGGATAGAGCAAATGAGACAAATCACAAAAGGCTATAGTGACCATACCAGGCCTCATCAGAAGAATTGTAACCAGCACTGGACTGTCTCACCAAATCCTCGTAGGAAAGCGCAAAATCTACAACGTTGAACCCCCCGAAAATCTCAGAGTAGTCGAACTGCGAGCTCCGGACATCGAGAGAGAGCTCCTCGTCGTGGTCGTCGACCGCCGGGAGATCCAGAATCGGAATGGAGGAAGTTCGGGAGGAGTGGAAGCCGCCGAAAATCTCGGTGTAGTCCTCGAGGCGCGGAGAGAGCGTTGGCACACCCAACTTCGGCGGACCTCCGAAAACGTCGTCGTAGAGCGACTTGCTCGTTTTGGTTGTGAAGCCATTTCCATGGTAACTCCTCTTGGAAAACGAGTGCGAGAGATTCTCCATGGAAATGAaccttctctctccctctctctatctcttaaaTTATCTGAATATACGTACAAAaaacgtatatatataaatgtgcaaATACAGCAATATATATTTCGTATCAGTTTGCACTCTCTGTCTCTATCACACTCTCTGTTTGATGGAAGACCGCAGGTCCGGCTGGGGAAAGACCCAGGAGGGTTGAATGGTAAATAATAAGATTCTTAGTAAAGGAATTTAATTccgaattttaatttaattaagaaaataaatatcaaataagTCATCTAAGTCAAAAACTCAATTATCGCTAGTATAGTAGTGTGATGATATGTCAATTACCATTTCAAATAAATGGTCATAAAATtatgagtatttcaaaaaaaatttaaaaaaaaaatcgatttgaaaaatttttattaagatttcttaaaacaACGAAAGTACGATTCTTCGTgacatcaaattcaaataaaatgttattttttaactttttagtaTGCTCGAATTCGTTATCTTCCATACCACCAGACCACAAcaaacattttaaagaaaatgtccCGAAagatataaattttgaatttgacaATCATCATTATCtgaaaattttagtttaaaaagaaaatgaaacaaccacaactattacaaaaaaaataaaaataaaaaatttgaaacttAACTATTACAAAGTTAATCATGAATGCGGAGtatcttttatataattgtGGCTACTTATGGACAATCACAAGTGTCCATCTTAAGATTGCTAGTCgctgtgttaaaaaaaaaacaaattttagatgttttaaagaatttattattagttttcaaagaaaaaaaaagaaaaagaacttattattattattaaataatttgtttgaaacccaagcatacaaattaaaaaatcacaTATTTGCTAAATAAGTGGTAACATAGTGATTATACAACATTAAAACTTTAGAGATTCTTAGCATTATCACTTTAtgacatattattattttattaaatacaaagatTTCTTATTAATTCGTAGTAGTAATAGTCAATTCACTTATTCatcaataataaatgaaaataaataattttcgtTTTTACTAATAGAAAGTGGTAAACTGGTAATTGTGGGGTGTGAAGTATTTTTCATAACACAATTACACTTGTGTGCTTAGTTTGAGAggtccaaatatatatattttttaattaaagatgtAAATGCACTATTCATTCAATTTTGGGAGTTTATaactgtttttctttaatttaaagttatatataatgttatttttaatttttctttggcATGTTGACAagttctttattattatttttttggaaggAAAAAACTTAATAAATTAATGAATCAACTTATCCGTCGACGAATAGAATTAGGAGGGTAAAAAGTCCAAACTAAATGATCAAGTAGAGAGCTAACTGCCTTAGTTAAAACATGGACAAATTGGTTCACTGATCTAGTGACAACACAAAGTAACAAACTAAACAAGAATTAATAAGCTTTAAAAGATAAACACAATTACAATAGACAAAATTGATATAAGAAAGTTATTGTGATTTATGGTGATACTGAATGAAAGAGTCTGACAATTAGTTCCATATAGACATTGCTTAACCCTTATTCTTGATCCATAATAGAGCTTCCTTACAAGTCGCCTCAGCCGAATAATTGATAAGTTCATTTTAACATTGATATGCAACGCAATGTATATTTTTCGATAAAACACTTGATACATTGTTATTCATAGAAAGAtgtttaattcattttaaaaattaatttattttttacaatgtgACAATATTTAATATCAATAGTTAGTGTGCTGACCGTTGGGACGGAGGATTAGTCTTCTCAGTGGCAGATCCAAAAAAATGCCTTAGTAGGAGCAATCCATAAAAGATGTAGCACCAAGTTGCTtcttatatgggaggttgtggattcgagcctcctcagcaatattgactctttgtacttcaatagtTAAGAAAGTTGCAATGAACATATATTGCGTTGTAATGGAAacgtattattttaaaaagatgaaaaactgaaaagaaatatagtcataactattgttggatatagacaaaaacaaaacacatcaaaacttatacattataaattacacatctcattattaatttttttaaaaattatatatatataaagctacaACCTACAAAGAGGATGAACTCCAGCCTTCAGGATTCAAACCATCACCCTTCCTTAAGTTAAAACAcgtctcatatatatatatatatatatatatatataagggctaTATGGGGGTGGGCAGCTGACCTCACTGCCCCACGTTAAATCCGCCAGTGAGTCTTCTGACTGTCGACTGGAAGATACCtttgaaaaaaattcataaaatgatatttattatactaatagtatataaatattatataactaCCGTACACTAAATATTTTCTCATATTTGTTAAAGTACAAATCATTTATTTTGCGGGTTCAGTTAAGGTCGTAAACGATGAAACAAAGATACTAAAACATCAAGTGGGAGGAAGCAAATTGAAGGATTCGTAGGCCATCCGCTTGCCAACAAACTCATAAAACAAAGAAACCACCTCACATATATGGCGCATGAGTACCTGTCGTTAAGGATGTCTTCATCCCCTTCCGCAATGACTGTGACTAATCATGTGTAACTCAAAATAATGGATTTGCTCAATTGcctatagtaaaattatttgtttggtCATCGATTATTATTcttaccaaattaattattcaactttaaaaattttacctaatttcATCATCCTGTCAATTTGAGTcgtaaaatgatattttatttgaGTCATAGGATGATAGTGAAAGACAGATAAGATTTTCAATGTTGAAGACTTAATTTGATAAaacttgtaaatttgtaatcaaatatcaaatcaataatttcactatagtcaaggtcCAAATCAATCATTAACTCATTTATAAGTTAACAAATAAcgattgatatttttattactaTAAAAATTAATCTAAATTCTCACAATTGCATAGTTACAGCGGAATGTCTTTTTCACCGAATCGGTGCTCAAAGATTCCAAAGAAACATTATATTGGCATGAAAGAGACAAGATCCAAATGCAAACAGCCAAACATGTcacttttctcttcttttttttttttttcttcatcaaaTTATATTTATCTCTGCTTATTGGCTACACTTGTTTCCGGTGACCAATAATCATTTGCCACCTCCCCAAATGATGACTTTTAGAATATTAAAAAGGCTACATTTGAAATTATGGCATATCCATAGTAAATAACATTACTTtacatgattttcaaaaaaaaaaaaacattactttACATGAAGATTAATTTGTACtccataataaaatttattaatttacaggtacttaataaatataacatattatgatgtttataaataaataaataaaaagatataggggtgtttggtaaatagatgTTAGATGATTGAGTTAGCAAGTTTGACTAgatgataacattagctgattgtagaaaaatatttggtaaattagttgtcaCTGATAGCTAATTATCATATGACTTTCTCGAAAAGTTACTTTGAGTAACTTTTTAAATaagatattacaaaaaaaaataattaattaaacatttaaattggTTATTTAACTAAgttagtgatcaaataagccaaaaattgattgataaattaactatgttaccaaacatggccataatcctaatatttaattcaaaattttgatacaaataatatttttgttccGAAAATAGATATGATAAAGAAGGTATTCAAAAAAGCTGTCTTGGGGTCCTTGTCGTGGGTGTGGGGTGGGGGATGGGGGTGTGCTTTAT of Ipomoea triloba cultivar NCNSP0323 chromosome 3, ASM357664v1 contains these proteins:
- the LOC116012689 gene encoding auxilin-like protein 1; amino-acid sequence: MENLSHSFSKRSYHGNGFTTKTSKSLYDDVFGGPPKLGVPTLSPRLEDYTEIFGGFHSSRTSSIPILDLPAVDDHDEELSLDVRSSQFDYSEIFGGFNVVDFALSYEDLVRQSSAGYNSSDEAWSPAQSESLSDDSDPSAFSERSQSMPYADIHYSINDDKQFNVSYHGPNERTDVDGSDVMTDMSRLQAASGYTYVIPENQSSRNTEDGKAPIEATIDVSQGMSFGGSISEENRFKKSASHFTNTSFGVCGDDPEPTKLPFCSVTDISLRTKPSQLPPPSRPPPAFAETSQSNRPNSRLHTSKNYACERIPGEAPLPFFAAEVDASSSTEMIKDAMAKAQAKVRSAKESMEKKKQDLKSCKQRLQSNTMEGITSRTFDEPAHHEDNRVPGKCEKEAGQHEPFSEESKIVKKTNKVELDLSEGGNSINFAGKSSENKQEEGYSQGAHKTDRTVAWREAMEFFEVTETFLPQDASQKLKYEMKHMDSHEHQQPIRAAADAFGQHENCKTFRPAKGAPEWEEDRKQLKMTKVAFELGEECGRSGKVDQDPFELDLNLGESQQQGQISGLNNNGYKHDVVPSESEQNMDKFRAKPKPNHDCDRFDNEKSVMDADARKVNGKEPKMDLEKEEYEGRHNASVDKISNENILKHGLEQEKRDEQQEGDSGGKEKNVEQEALEINKNGNSIKESLWEEDVEQEIKWESKMNDKILKMDLEQEDNKGHKEVASNREDHDKIRDAFKWEHGCKQFPTVFPKNEPEEKNQDHEREECRVGPCNSCEGNGGGVRITKFQEQEHDELRTATTSEVEVDNISEEADELDDIDWIIEDHCKLEELSEQAKNNEAIWMDGKNAATFDRAYESSFDEKVDVSQMSEKLDRSFKKLEETEAAFMHDNEKIKAEHEDGEEEAEVGVNNLPVEERFISSSEKQDNSQRKDVRNPPSLDGHLTNSQEIGIGIGKLHVEKENLASQMACHSENVKATTFEGQKGNSNGGLQFPINKEVTKEKFSRQVVRNWSDNGRKIGEALSAVLEDGETPSQTDQRSTNKSTGREEIMSNEGRIPKELKVERQAREQELEGEYLKKIEEEREREREREKDRMAVTGDALEKLYAQARERSERAAVDRAATEVGQKATVDNRGRLEKPFMDAREKYLAEKASAEARLRAERAAVERATAEARQRAFEKAMAGKAANDAREQVERSYSDRFSGSTEMRTRSFSSNIPDQQNPQPSKLRYSYSSANAGIEGESPQRCKARIERYQRTAERAAKALAEKNMRDLLAQREQAERNRLAEALDGEVKRWSSGKEGNLRALLSTLQYILGPDSGWQPVPLTEVITSAAVKKAYRKATLCVHPDKLQQRGATIQQKYICEKVFDLLKEAWNKFNSEER